TGATTATGTATCGAATAATGACTACAAAGCTAAATCTCATACTGATGCTTTAATCGTAAAAGTTAAAGCAGAAGGTCAGGAAAAAGAAGTACGCCTTATGGGATCGAAAGGAAGTGTAGGAGAGCCTCAAACTGTCAAAATTGGAAAAATAGAATACAGTTTATTCTACGGAAGTAAAGCATATACTTTGCCTTTTAAAGTAAGATTAAACGATTTCATTGCTACTAAATACCCGGGAACAGAAAAAAGTTATTCTGCATTTGAAAGTAAGGTTACGGTTCAGGATTCAACAGAAACTTTTGATGCCAGAATTTACATGAACCATGTTTTAGATCATAAAGGATATCGTTTTTTTCAATCAGGATTTGATCCGGACGAAAAAGGAACAATTTTATCTGTTAACCATGATTTTTGGGGAACGTCAATTACTTATTTAGGTTATTTTATGCTCTATTTTGGTATCATGGCTATTATGTTTACCAAAGGTTCTCGTTTTACAGATCTAAAACGTAAACTTGAGAAAGTAAAAGAGAAAAAAGCAAAATTGATTACAATTTTAGTTTTGATGCTAAGTTTTAACGGTTTTGCACAAGAGCCTCATGTACATGCACCTGGAGATAATCATAATCACAACCACACGCACGCTCATAATGAAGATCCAAACGATCACGCTAATCATGTAACACGCCCGCCAAGCCAGAAGCAAATAGATTCATTACTGAATATTTATAAAGCACCTGAAGCTCACGCTGCAAAATTTGGTCGTCTGATTATTCAGGATGCAGGTGGAAGAATGAAGCCTATTAATACTTTCTCGTCTGAATTATTACGAAAAGTAAGCCACAGTGATACATATAACGGAATGAATTCTGATCAGGTATTCTTATCAATGACACAATATGGCCAGGTTTGGATTCAGGTTCCTATTATTTATTTAAGAGCAGGAAACGATAGTATCAGGAAAATCATTGGAGTAGATAAAGAGGCAAAAAACGCCCCTTTTGTGAAATTTTTTGATCAGAATGGTAATTACAAATTATCTCCTTATTTAGATGCAGCTTATAAAGCAGCAAACCCAAATCAGTTTGAAAAAGATTTCATTGAAACAGATAAAAAGGTCAACTTGATGGAATCTGCTTTAATGGGGGGTATTTTAAAAATATTCCCGGTTCCAAATCATCCTGGCGATAAATGGATTTCATATATGGAATTAGATCATGCAGGTTTAAAAGGAATGGAGGCAACGTATACCAAGCAGATTTTACCTCTTTATTTTAACGCTTTAAATAATGGTTCTATTTCAAAAGATTTTAAAACTGCAGATGATTTAGTCGAAAGTATCAACGGTTTTCAAAAGAAATTTGGAGCTAAAGTACGCCCGAGTGAAGAAAAAATTGATGCTGAAATTGCATACAATAAATATGATGTTTTTCAAAAATTAACATATTGGTACATTACAGCAGCAATCATCATGTTTATTTTTACAATCGTAAATATCTTTTTTGAAAAAAAATGGATTCGTTTTTGTGTAAATGCATGTCATATTGTTATTGGATTTTTCTTCGCATTGCACACTTTAGGCTTAATTGCACGTTGGTATATTTCAGGACACGCTCCGTGGAGTAATGCTTACGAATCTATCATATATGTAGCTTGGTCAACAATGTTTTTTGGATTAGCTTTCGATAGAAAATCAAAATTAACTGTTGCTTCATCAGCTTTTGTGACAGCGATGATCTTAATGTCAGCATATTTGAACTGGATTGATCCGGAAATTGCAAATTTACAGCCTGTTCTTAATTCATATTGGTTAATGATTCACGTTGCGGTAATTGTAGCAAGTTACGGTCCAACTGCATTAGGATTTATACTTGGTTTTGTGTCATTACTATTAATTTTCTTTACAACAGAAAAAAACAAAGCCAAAATGGATTTAAACATACAGGAAATCACATACATCAACGAAATGGCATTGACAATTGGTTTGATTATGTTGACCATAGGGAACTTTCTTGGAGGACAATGGGCCAATGAAAGCTGGGGACGTTACTGGGGTTGGGACCCAAAAGAAACCTGGGCATTGATCTCAATTATGGTATATGCTTTTATAATCCACGCCCGTTTTGTACCTGCATTACGAGGAAAATGGACATTCAATCTGATGAGTATGTTTGGTTTTATATCCATTTTGTTCACCTATTATGGTGTGAATTTTCACTTAGTTGGTCTGCATTCATACGCGAGCGGAGAAGCAAAATCCCTTGACTGGATATATTATTCATTAATTGCGATTTCAGTGATAGGGGCTATAACGTATCCTAAATACCGAAAATATTATAAAAAATAATATATGTTATTTATGTAGAAAGGTTCAGCTGTTATGGTTGAACCTTTTTTGTTTATCATAATGA
The Flavobacterium flavigenum genome window above contains:
- the ccsA gene encoding cytochrome c biogenesis protein CcsA; protein product: MDKKIFSFLFSTRLMAILFLTFAIAMAVGTFIESKYNTDTARILIYNTWWFEAIMVFFMINFFGNIKRYQLLKKEKWATLLLHVAFIFILLGAFITRYISYEGMMPIREGAAENQIYSDKTFLTVFADGEYKGEMKRRTFEKSLLFSPVTNNDFTLSGQFDETPFEVSYVNYIMGAKETIKPDPKGTLYIKLVEAGAGGREEHFLKEGEVQNIHNVLFALNKPTDGAININTTGKEYTIQTPFEGDFMRMADQLKGKVTKDNVQPLMMRSLYSIGDIRIVFPDPAVRGVVDYVSNNDYKAKSHTDALIVKVKAEGQEKEVRLMGSKGSVGEPQTVKIGKIEYSLFYGSKAYTLPFKVRLNDFIATKYPGTEKSYSAFESKVTVQDSTETFDARIYMNHVLDHKGYRFFQSGFDPDEKGTILSVNHDFWGTSITYLGYFMLYFGIMAIMFTKGSRFTDLKRKLEKVKEKKAKLITILVLMLSFNGFAQEPHVHAPGDNHNHNHTHAHNEDPNDHANHVTRPPSQKQIDSLLNIYKAPEAHAAKFGRLIIQDAGGRMKPINTFSSELLRKVSHSDTYNGMNSDQVFLSMTQYGQVWIQVPIIYLRAGNDSIRKIIGVDKEAKNAPFVKFFDQNGNYKLSPYLDAAYKAANPNQFEKDFIETDKKVNLMESALMGGILKIFPVPNHPGDKWISYMELDHAGLKGMEATYTKQILPLYFNALNNGSISKDFKTADDLVESINGFQKKFGAKVRPSEEKIDAEIAYNKYDVFQKLTYWYITAAIIMFIFTIVNIFFEKKWIRFCVNACHIVIGFFFALHTLGLIARWYISGHAPWSNAYESIIYVAWSTMFFGLAFDRKSKLTVASSAFVTAMILMSAYLNWIDPEIANLQPVLNSYWLMIHVAVIVASYGPTALGFILGFVSLLLIFFTTEKNKAKMDLNIQEITYINEMALTIGLIMLTIGNFLGGQWANESWGRYWGWDPKETWALISIMVYAFIIHARFVPALRGKWTFNLMSMFGFISILFTYYGVNFHLVGLHSYASGEAKSLDWIYYSLIAISVIGAITYPKYRKYYKK